The Nocardioides salarius genome includes a region encoding these proteins:
- the nuoE gene encoding NADH-quinone oxidoreductase subunit NuoE — protein MTLSQTTLDEMREIAGRYPEARSGLLPMLHLVQSTEGRVTPEGIEACAEILDISAAEVSGVATFYTMYKRRPVGDYHVGVCTNTLCAVMGGDQIFERLKDHLDVGNDETTEDGSITLEHVECNAACDYAPVMMVNWEFMDNMTPESAVSLVDDLRSGKEVTSTRGPRLCTWREAERVLAGFPDGRVDEGPGAGPASLVGLQIAQERGWSAPSSKASGATGTEPTGDGAQAASRTDASVEAESAAVEAESGSDESAAEKKEAN, from the coding sequence ATGACGCTGTCGCAGACCACCCTCGACGAGATGCGCGAGATCGCCGGGCGCTACCCCGAGGCCCGCTCCGGCCTGCTGCCGATGCTGCACCTGGTGCAGTCCACCGAGGGCCGGGTGACCCCCGAGGGCATCGAGGCGTGCGCCGAGATCCTCGACATCTCCGCGGCCGAGGTCAGCGGCGTGGCGACGTTCTACACGATGTACAAGCGTCGCCCCGTCGGCGACTACCACGTCGGGGTGTGCACCAACACCCTGTGCGCGGTGATGGGCGGCGACCAGATCTTCGAGCGGCTCAAGGACCACCTCGACGTCGGCAACGACGAGACCACCGAGGACGGCTCGATCACCCTCGAGCACGTCGAGTGCAACGCGGCCTGCGACTACGCGCCGGTGATGATGGTCAACTGGGAGTTCATGGACAACATGACCCCCGAGTCGGCGGTCTCGCTGGTCGACGACCTCCGCTCGGGCAAGGAGGTCACCTCGACCCGCGGCCCGCGCCTGTGCACCTGGCGCGAGGCCGAGCGGGTGCTGGCCGGCTTCCCCGACGGTCGTGTCGACGAGGGCCCGGGCGCCGGGCCCGCCTCGCTGGTGGGCCTGCAGATCGCCCAGGAGCGCGGCTGGAGCGCCCCGTCCTCGAAGGCCTCCGGTGCCACCGGCACCGAGCCCACCGGCGACGGCGCGCAGGCCGCGAGCCGCACCGACGCCTCCGTGGAGGCCGAGTCGGCCGCCGTCGAGGCGGAGAGCGGCAGCGACGAGAGCGCGGCCGAGAAGAAGGAGGCGAACTGA
- a CDS encoding isochorismate synthase, whose amino-acid sequence MTTSASPGPQGAIDAPLVARTVPVDVSGLDALGSLLDLLPPDHPVSWLRRGEGLVGWGCAAQVRTEGPTRFSDAAKWWEETTARSVVRDEVEEPGTGMVCFGTFAFADEPGDSVLQVPSVVVGRRGDRAWMTVVGRGSLEALEPRLSPAAAPDAPAGVTFADGSLNSEEWMSAVADAVSRIGGADLEKVVLARDLVATADEDVDVRWPLQRLAAAYPMCWTFHVDGMFGATPEMLVRRERGLVTSRVLAGTIRRTGDDERDLALAATLARSSKDLEEHEYAVRSVADALEPHCSSMNVPEAPFVLHLPNVMHLATDVAGVVHDAQTVSSLDLAEALHPSAAVGGTPTPEATALITEIERMDRGRYAGPVGWMDASGDGEWGIALRSGTVDGRSVRLFAGCGIVADSDPEAELAEAQAKFVPVRDSLST is encoded by the coding sequence GTGACGACCAGCGCGAGCCCCGGGCCCCAGGGCGCCATCGACGCTCCCCTGGTGGCGCGCACCGTGCCCGTCGACGTCTCCGGGCTCGACGCGCTGGGCTCGCTGCTCGACCTGCTGCCGCCCGACCACCCGGTCAGCTGGCTGCGCCGCGGCGAGGGCCTGGTCGGCTGGGGCTGCGCCGCGCAGGTGCGCACCGAGGGACCCACCCGCTTCAGCGACGCCGCGAAGTGGTGGGAGGAGACCACCGCCCGCTCGGTGGTGCGCGACGAGGTCGAGGAGCCCGGCACCGGGATGGTCTGCTTCGGCACCTTCGCCTTCGCCGACGAGCCCGGCGACTCGGTGCTGCAGGTGCCGTCGGTGGTCGTGGGCCGCCGGGGCGACCGCGCCTGGATGACCGTCGTGGGCCGCGGCAGCCTCGAGGCGCTGGAGCCGCGTCTCTCCCCCGCCGCGGCGCCCGACGCCCCGGCCGGCGTCACCTTCGCCGACGGCTCGCTGAACTCCGAGGAGTGGATGTCGGCGGTCGCCGACGCGGTCTCGCGCATCGGCGGCGCCGACCTCGAGAAGGTCGTGCTGGCCCGCGACCTGGTGGCCACGGCCGACGAGGACGTCGACGTCCGGTGGCCGCTGCAGCGTCTCGCGGCGGCGTACCCGATGTGCTGGACCTTCCACGTCGACGGCATGTTCGGCGCCACCCCCGAGATGCTGGTGCGCCGCGAGCGCGGGCTGGTGACCTCGCGGGTGCTGGCCGGCACCATCCGCCGCACCGGCGACGACGAGCGCGACCTCGCCCTGGCCGCCACCCTGGCCCGGTCGTCGAAGGACCTCGAGGAGCACGAGTACGCCGTGCGCTCGGTCGCCGACGCGCTCGAGCCGCACTGCTCCTCGATGAACGTGCCCGAGGCGCCGTTCGTGCTGCACCTGCCCAACGTGATGCACCTGGCCACCGACGTGGCCGGGGTCGTCCACGACGCCCAGACGGTCTCCTCCCTCGACCTCGCCGAGGCGCTGCACCCCTCGGCCGCGGTCGGCGGCACCCCCACCCCCGAGGCGACCGCGCTGATCACCGAGATCGAGCGGATGGACCGCGGCCGCTACGCCGGCCCGGTGGGCTGGATGGACGCCAGCGGCGACGGCGAGTGGGGCATCGCCCTGCGCTCGGGCACCGTCGACGGGCGCAGCGTGCGGCTCTTCGCCGGCTGCGGCATCGTCGCCGACTCCGACCCCGAGGCCGAGCTCGCCGAGGCCCAGGCCAAGTTCGTGCCGGTGCGCGACTCCCTCTCCACCTGA
- a CDS encoding NuoB/complex I 20 kDa subunit family protein yields the protein MGIEEKLPSGVLLTTVEGVAGYMRKASFWPATFGLACCAIEMMTSGGPKYDMARFGMEVFRASPRQADLMIVAGRVSQKMAPVLRQIYDQMAEPKWVLAMGVCASSGGMFNNYAIVQGVDHVVPVDMYLPGCPPRPEMLIDAILKLHDQVQATKLGANRAAQIEELENERLTALPTSEMKGLLR from the coding sequence ATGGGTATCGAGGAGAAGCTCCCCAGCGGCGTCCTGCTGACGACCGTCGAGGGCGTGGCCGGCTACATGCGCAAGGCCTCGTTCTGGCCCGCCACCTTCGGCCTGGCCTGCTGCGCCATCGAGATGATGACCAGCGGCGGCCCGAAGTACGACATGGCGCGCTTCGGCATGGAGGTCTTCCGGGCCAGCCCGCGCCAGGCCGACCTGATGATCGTCGCGGGCCGGGTGAGCCAGAAGATGGCCCCGGTGCTGCGCCAGATCTACGACCAGATGGCCGAGCCCAAGTGGGTGCTGGCCATGGGCGTGTGCGCCAGCTCCGGCGGCATGTTCAACAACTACGCGATCGTCCAGGGCGTCGACCACGTCGTGCCCGTCGACATGTACCTGCCGGGCTGCCCGCCGCGCCCGGAGATGCTGATCGACGCGATCCTCAAGCTGCACGACCAGGTCCAGGCCACCAAGCTGGGCGCCAACCGCGCCGCCCAGATCGAGGAGCTCGAGAACGAGCGCCTCACCGCGCTGCCGACCTCCGAGATGAAGGGCCTGCTGCGGTGA
- a CDS encoding aryl-sulfate sulfotransferase, protein MRLGPATLSAAVTLALPLGLLAAPGGSAAPAARAAGAEHSLRIWGNEVGSYPSFDPAVHRYAATTTAATGGRLTVAATSSEPGARVYVDGALETDGRARVTGLEEGDEVTVWVDDSAGRATYSVVYLPVEFPAIEVTTTPEPGTVADGKVLLTLDRWTSESESYEVAMDRQGVPAWVRTTDGGASMDLKEVPGGYSIFRQPTTSPGRTGSRLVRLDEQFREVAAYETVGLVDTDGHDVAWQDDGSAYLMAYEPDDRSGEQLTGAVLQHLSAEGEVLFEWDAADHVDRAVEGTAGTNPDWAHVNSVEVMDDGDLLVSFRHLSAVLKIARTAHDGFAEGDVVWRLGGRRSDWSFPDDEAGTGPCAQHTAAETDSGTILLFDNGSASFTRNGTICVDQADPDGLTVPRLWSRVSEYELDEASGEARTVFEHRMTEPTDHLAIFAGSSQRLANGNTLVGWAAERRVMASEVGSDGEVLWSVRDASNPTDQAFFSYRAALGAVPDATPPTVEADGTAATVVDLGTPLTVAALGVRCTDRGGAGLTSCEVGEASSDEPGEHRVEVTATDAAGLSTTRSVAYRVRDSRADAAVGPRARDLRGEGATGSWRGQKARVDLRRTGQQERLLVRLRHGAGAADRVAVSGTGSSAGFKVRYRFRGEDVTGAVRRGTWRSPAIEPGGHADLKVVVRRRGAADAGDRLVVKVDATAGLGSGAADHVGVVVRAR, encoded by the coding sequence ATGCGCCTCGGTCCTGCCACCCTGTCCGCTGCCGTGACCCTGGCGCTCCCGCTGGGCCTGCTGGCGGCTCCCGGCGGTTCCGCCGCCCCGGCCGCCCGGGCGGCCGGGGCGGAGCACTCGCTGCGGATCTGGGGCAACGAGGTGGGCAGCTACCCGTCCTTCGACCCCGCCGTGCACCGCTACGCCGCGACCACCACCGCCGCCACCGGCGGCCGGCTCACCGTGGCCGCCACCAGCAGCGAGCCGGGCGCCCGCGTGTACGTCGACGGGGCGCTCGAGACCGACGGCCGGGCCCGGGTCACCGGGCTGGAGGAGGGCGACGAGGTCACCGTCTGGGTCGACGACAGCGCCGGGCGGGCGACGTACTCGGTGGTCTACCTGCCCGTGGAGTTCCCCGCGATCGAGGTGACCACGACGCCGGAGCCGGGGACGGTCGCCGACGGCAAGGTGCTGCTGACCCTCGACCGCTGGACCTCGGAGTCGGAGAGCTACGAGGTGGCCATGGACCGCCAGGGCGTGCCCGCATGGGTGCGCACCACCGACGGCGGTGCCTCCATGGACCTCAAGGAGGTGCCAGGCGGCTACAGCATCTTCCGCCAGCCCACGACGAGCCCGGGTCGCACCGGGTCGAGGCTCGTGCGGCTCGACGAGCAGTTCCGCGAGGTCGCGGCGTACGAGACCGTCGGCCTGGTCGACACCGACGGCCACGACGTGGCCTGGCAGGACGACGGCAGCGCCTACCTGATGGCCTACGAGCCCGACGACCGCTCCGGCGAGCAGCTCACCGGCGCGGTGCTGCAGCACCTGAGCGCCGAGGGCGAGGTGCTCTTCGAGTGGGACGCCGCCGACCACGTCGACCGCGCCGTCGAGGGCACCGCCGGCACCAACCCCGACTGGGCGCACGTCAACTCCGTCGAGGTGATGGACGACGGCGACCTGCTCGTCTCCTTCCGCCACCTCAGCGCCGTCCTCAAGATCGCGCGCACCGCCCACGACGGCTTCGCCGAGGGCGACGTCGTGTGGCGCCTGGGAGGTCGCCGCAGCGACTGGAGCTTCCCCGACGACGAGGCGGGCACGGGGCCCTGCGCCCAGCACACGGCCGCCGAGACCGACAGCGGCACCATCCTCCTCTTCGACAACGGGTCGGCGTCGTTCACCCGCAACGGGACCATCTGCGTCGACCAGGCCGACCCCGACGGGTTGACGGTCCCGCGGCTGTGGAGCCGGGTCAGCGAGTACGAGCTCGACGAGGCGAGCGGCGAGGCCCGCACCGTCTTCGAGCACCGGATGACCGAGCCGACCGACCACCTCGCGATCTTCGCCGGCTCCTCGCAGCGCCTGGCCAACGGCAACACCCTGGTCGGCTGGGCCGCCGAGCGGCGGGTCATGGCCAGCGAGGTCGGCAGCGACGGCGAGGTGCTGTGGTCGGTGCGCGACGCGAGCAACCCCACCGACCAGGCGTTCTTCAGCTACCGGGCCGCGCTGGGCGCGGTCCCCGACGCCACGCCGCCCACGGTCGAGGCTGACGGCACCGCTGCCACCGTCGTCGACCTCGGCACGCCGCTCACCGTCGCCGCGCTGGGCGTGCGCTGCACCGACCGGGGCGGCGCGGGGCTGACGTCGTGCGAGGTGGGCGAGGCCTCCTCGGACGAGCCCGGGGAGCACCGGGTGGAGGTCACCGCCACCGACGCCGCCGGCCTCAGCACCACGCGGAGCGTGGCCTACCGGGTGCGCGACAGCCGCGCCGACGCCGCGGTCGGGCCCCGCGCCCGCGACCTGCGCGGCGAGGGCGCCACCGGGTCGTGGCGAGGCCAGAAGGCCCGCGTCGACCTGCGTCGCACCGGCCAGCAGGAGCGGCTCCTGGTGCGGCTGCGCCACGGCGCCGGCGCCGCCGACCGGGTCGCGGTGAGCGGCACCGGCAGCTCGGCGGGCTTCAAGGTCCGCTACCGCTTCCGTGGCGAGGACGTCACCGGCGCGGTGCGGCGCGGCACCTGGCGCAGCCCGGCGATCGAGCCCGGCGGGCACGCCGACCTGAAGGTCGTCGTACGTCGTCGCGGCGCGGCCGACGCGGGCGACCGGCTCGTCGTGAAGGTCGACGCCACCGCGGGGCTCGGCAGCGGTGCGGCCGACCACGTGGGCGTGGTGGTGCGGGCCCGCTAG
- a CDS encoding demethylmenaquinone methyltransferase, with amino-acid sequence MARADLDKQPTDVRRMFDAVAKRYDVTNDVLSLGQDRRWRTEVLDAVAPVPGERVLDLAAGTGTSSVPFHDRGATVVPCDFSLGMLRVGKQARPHLPFTAGDGTRLPFADDTFDAVTISFGLRNIVDPAAGLAEMRRVARPGGRLVVCEFSHPTWSPFRTLYVEYLMRALPPVARAVSSAPDAYVYLAESIRAWPDQAGLADLVAGAGWSGVEWKNLSGGIVALHRATA; translated from the coding sequence GTGGCCCGAGCAGACCTGGACAAGCAGCCGACCGACGTACGACGCATGTTCGACGCCGTCGCGAAGCGCTACGACGTGACCAACGACGTGCTCTCGCTGGGCCAGGACCGCCGGTGGCGCACCGAGGTGCTCGACGCCGTGGCCCCGGTGCCCGGCGAGCGGGTGCTCGACCTGGCCGCCGGCACCGGCACCTCCAGCGTTCCGTTCCACGACCGGGGCGCCACGGTCGTGCCCTGCGACTTCTCCCTGGGGATGCTGCGGGTGGGCAAGCAGGCGCGCCCGCACCTGCCCTTCACCGCGGGCGACGGCACCCGCCTGCCCTTCGCCGACGACACCTTCGACGCGGTGACGATCTCCTTCGGGCTGCGCAACATCGTCGACCCCGCGGCCGGCCTGGCCGAGATGCGCCGGGTCGCCCGCCCCGGCGGGCGCCTGGTGGTCTGCGAGTTCAGCCACCCGACCTGGTCGCCCTTCCGCACCCTCTACGTCGAGTACCTGATGCGCGCGCTGCCGCCGGTGGCCCGGGCCGTCTCGTCGGCCCCCGACGCCTACGTCTACCTCGCCGAGTCGATCCGGGCCTGGCCCGACCAGGCCGGGCTGGCCGACCTCGTGGCCGGGGCCGGCTGGAGCGGCGTGGAGTGGAAGAACCTCTCGGGCGGCATCGTCGCCCTGCACCGCGCCACCGCCTGA
- a CDS encoding NADH-quinone oxidoreductase subunit A — protein sequence MELYTPVLVLAALAAGFAVFSVGVSTLTGPKRYNRAKLDSYECGIDPTPQPVGGGRVPVKFYTVAMTFIIFDVEIMFLVPWAVHFDALGGFGLLAVVLFLVNITVAYAYEWRRGGLDWD from the coding sequence ATGGAGCTCTACACCCCGGTGCTGGTGCTGGCCGCGCTGGCCGCCGGCTTCGCCGTCTTCTCGGTGGGCGTCAGCACGCTCACCGGACCCAAGCGCTACAACCGCGCCAAGCTCGACTCCTACGAGTGCGGCATCGACCCCACCCCGCAGCCGGTCGGCGGCGGCCGGGTGCCGGTGAAGTTCTACACGGTCGCGATGACCTTCATCATCTTCGACGTCGAGATCATGTTCCTGGTGCCGTGGGCGGTGCACTTCGACGCCCTGGGCGGCTTCGGGCTGCTGGCCGTCGTCCTGTTCCTGGTCAACATCACCGTCGCCTACGCCTACGAGTGGCGTCGCGGCGGGCTCGACTGGGACTGA
- the nuoF gene encoding NADH-quinone oxidoreductase subunit NuoF, protein MVDTLTPVLTANWGAERSWTLASYEEHGGYAGLRTALGMAPDDVIAAVKDSGLRGRGGAGFPTGMKWGFIPQDNPKPKYLVVNADESEPGTCKDIPLMMASPHTLVEGVIISSFAIRANKAFIYIRGEVLHVIRRVQAAVAEAYAAGHLGTDIHGSGYDLDIVVHAGAGAYICGEETALLEGLEGRRGQPRLRPPFPAVAGLYASPTVINNVESIASVPAIVANGADWFASMGTEKSKGFGIFSLSGHVTRPGQYEAPLGITLRELIDLAGGMRAGHELKFWTPGGSSTPLLTAEHLDLPLDFEGMAAAGTMLGTRALQLFDETTCVVRAVLRWTEFYKHESCGKCTPCREGTWWLVQTLARLEKGEGREEDLDLLLDQCDNILGRSFCALGDGATSPISSSIKFFRDEYLAHLEHGGCPFDPAASTVFATAGAQA, encoded by the coding sequence GTGGTCGACACCCTGACCCCCGTCCTCACCGCCAACTGGGGCGCCGAGCGCTCCTGGACCCTGGCGTCGTACGAGGAGCACGGCGGCTACGCCGGCCTGCGCACCGCCCTGGGCATGGCCCCCGACGACGTGATCGCCGCGGTCAAGGACTCCGGCCTGCGCGGTCGTGGCGGCGCGGGCTTCCCCACCGGCATGAAGTGGGGCTTCATCCCGCAGGACAACCCCAAGCCCAAGTACCTCGTCGTCAACGCCGACGAGTCCGAGCCGGGCACCTGCAAGGACATCCCGCTGATGATGGCCAGCCCGCACACGCTGGTCGAGGGCGTCATCATCAGCTCCTTCGCCATCCGCGCCAACAAGGCGTTCATCTACATCCGCGGCGAGGTGCTCCACGTGATCCGCCGGGTGCAGGCGGCCGTGGCCGAGGCGTACGCCGCCGGCCACCTCGGCACCGACATCCACGGCAGCGGCTACGACCTCGACATCGTGGTGCACGCCGGTGCCGGCGCCTACATCTGTGGCGAGGAGACCGCGCTGCTCGAGGGCCTCGAGGGCCGTCGCGGCCAGCCGCGGCTGCGCCCGCCGTTCCCGGCCGTGGCCGGGCTCTACGCCAGCCCCACCGTGATCAACAACGTCGAGTCGATCGCCTCGGTGCCGGCCATCGTGGCCAACGGCGCCGACTGGTTCGCCTCGATGGGCACCGAGAAGTCCAAGGGCTTCGGCATCTTCTCGCTCTCGGGCCACGTCACCCGGCCCGGGCAGTACGAGGCGCCGCTGGGAATCACGCTGCGCGAGCTCATCGACCTCGCCGGCGGCATGCGCGCCGGGCACGAGCTGAAGTTCTGGACCCCCGGCGGCTCGTCGACCCCGCTGCTGACCGCCGAGCACCTCGACCTGCCCCTCGACTTCGAGGGGATGGCCGCGGCCGGCACGATGCTGGGCACCCGCGCGCTGCAGCTCTTCGACGAGACCACCTGCGTGGTGCGCGCGGTGCTGCGCTGGACCGAGTTCTACAAGCACGAGTCCTGCGGCAAGTGCACCCCGTGCCGCGAGGGCACGTGGTGGCTGGTGCAGACCCTGGCCCGCCTGGAGAAGGGGGAGGGCCGCGAGGAGGACCTCGACCTGCTCCTCGACCAGTGCGACAACATCCTGGGCCGCTCGTTCTGCGCGCTCGGTGACGGCGCGACCAGCCCGATCTCGAGCTCGATCAAGTTCTTCCGCGACGAGTACCTCGCCCACCTCGAGCACGGGGGCTGCCCCTTCGACCCCGCGGCCTCGACCGTCTTCGCCACCGCTGGAGCCCAGGCATGA
- a CDS encoding L,D-transpeptidase family protein: MTNPTRLAILVALLLLLPATAYGAGLAQERWMGGAEPSTQGAATAADPAPSRGATFERPVRPARPARQPVAPAPAPIEPAMVPGPTLLGPGAEGEEVRDLQARLAQIGWFSAGVTGFYGDVTVASVRGFQAKREVPVTGDVDRRTLDRLLAMTREPSTDELHPERVVAPAPSAALDPRCLVGTALCVDKTTATLSFVVDGQVRTTLDARFGGASTPTREGLFTVQRMSRDHVSSLYDTSMPFAMFFSGGQAVHYSPDFAAVGYAGASHGCVNIRDHAAIAAIYDQVSIGDRVVVHRS, from the coding sequence ATGACGAACCCCACCCGCCTCGCGATCCTCGTCGCGCTCCTGCTCCTGCTGCCCGCCACGGCGTACGGCGCGGGGCTGGCCCAGGAGCGGTGGATGGGCGGCGCGGAGCCCTCGACCCAGGGTGCTGCGACCGCGGCCGACCCGGCACCGTCGCGCGGCGCCACCTTCGAGCGGCCCGTGCGCCCGGCGCGTCCCGCCCGGCAGCCGGTGGCGCCCGCCCCGGCCCCGATCGAGCCGGCCATGGTGCCGGGGCCGACGCTGCTCGGCCCTGGCGCCGAGGGTGAGGAGGTGCGCGACCTGCAGGCCCGGCTCGCGCAGATCGGCTGGTTCTCGGCCGGCGTCACCGGGTTCTACGGCGACGTCACCGTCGCGTCGGTGCGCGGCTTCCAGGCCAAGCGCGAGGTCCCGGTGACCGGCGACGTCGACCGCCGCACCCTCGACCGGCTGCTCGCGATGACCCGCGAGCCGAGCACCGACGAGCTGCACCCCGAGCGGGTGGTCGCCCCGGCGCCCTCCGCCGCACTCGACCCGCGCTGCCTCGTCGGCACCGCGCTGTGCGTCGACAAGACCACCGCGACGCTGTCGTTCGTCGTCGACGGGCAGGTGCGCACCACCCTCGACGCGCGCTTCGGCGGTGCCTCGACACCGACCCGCGAGGGGCTGTTCACGGTCCAGCGGATGAGCCGCGACCACGTGTCGAGCCTCTACGACACCTCGATGCCGTTCGCCATGTTCTTCTCCGGCGGCCAGGCCGTGCACTACTCCCCCGACTTCGCCGCCGTCGGCTACGCCGGCGCCTCGCACGGCTGCGTCAACATCCGCGACCACGCCGCGATCGCCGCGATCTACGACCAGGTCTCGATCGGCGACCGGGTCGTGGTGCACCGCAGCTGA
- a CDS encoding NADH-quinone oxidoreductase subunit C, with the protein MSDDDKRDAEKGVTSAAPEGPEQTPGQPAVEQSPENLPAAPGQVHQVGTRHGMFGVRGTGDTSGYGGLVSAVTYPAPSQRPYGGWFDEVADALEAATRSAGVEQAVGSVVVHRGEITFHVRREDLLTVARVLRDDEALRFELCSSVSGVHYPDDTGRELHVVMHLLSMTHNRRIRVEATAPDADPHVPSVVPVYPTADWHERETYDMFGIVFDGHPSLTRILMPDDWPGHPQRKDYPLGGIPVEYKGGTVPPPDQRRSYN; encoded by the coding sequence GTGAGCGACGACGACAAGCGCGACGCCGAGAAGGGCGTCACCTCGGCGGCGCCCGAGGGGCCCGAGCAGACCCCTGGCCAGCCGGCCGTCGAGCAGTCGCCCGAGAACCTGCCGGCCGCGCCCGGCCAGGTCCACCAGGTCGGCACCCGCCACGGCATGTTCGGCGTGCGCGGCACCGGCGACACCAGCGGGTACGGCGGCCTGGTCTCGGCCGTCACCTACCCCGCGCCGTCCCAGCGCCCCTACGGCGGCTGGTTCGACGAGGTCGCCGACGCCCTCGAGGCCGCCACCCGCTCCGCCGGGGTGGAGCAGGCCGTGGGCAGCGTGGTCGTGCACCGCGGCGAGATCACCTTCCACGTGCGCCGCGAGGACCTGCTCACCGTCGCGCGCGTGCTGCGCGACGACGAGGCGCTGCGCTTCGAGCTGTGCTCGAGCGTCAGCGGCGTGCACTACCCCGACGACACCGGGCGCGAGCTGCACGTGGTGATGCACCTGCTCTCGATGACCCACAACCGCCGGATCCGCGTCGAGGCCACGGCCCCCGACGCCGACCCGCACGTGCCCTCGGTGGTGCCGGTCTACCCGACCGCCGACTGGCACGAGCGCGAGACGTACGACATGTTCGGCATCGTCTTCGACGGCCACCCCTCGCTCACGCGCATCCTCATGCCCGACGACTGGCCGGGCCACCCCCAGCGCAAGGACTACCCGCTGGGCGGCATCCCCGTCGAGTACAAGGGCGGCACCGTGCCGCCTCCCGACCAGCGGAGGTCGTACAACTGA
- a CDS encoding NADH-quinone oxidoreductase subunit D: MATTSSGEQDLYAGTQETSEGRVFTVSGQDWDSISEGLEEGAEERVVVNMGPQHPSTHGVLRLILELEGETVTEARCGIGYLHTGIEKNMEFRSWTQGVTFCTRMDYLAPFYNEATYVLGVERLLDIEDDVPEKAQVMRVLLMELNRLSSHLVAIATGGMELGALTVMTIGFRERELVLDLFELITGLRMNHAFIRPGGVAQDLPPGALDEIRGFLDLMRKRLPEYAALCNANPIFKGRLEGVGHLDLEGCLALGLTGPPLRATGYPWDLRKSEPYCGYETYDFDVQTWDTADAYGRFRVRLAEMWESLKIVEQAAERLAALEGAPIMVADKKVAWPSQLSIGSDGMGNSLDHIRHIMGESMEGLIHHFKLVTEGFRVPVGQAYVPVESPRGELGAHVVSDGGTRPFRAHFRDPSFTNLQATSVMSEGGMVADVIVAIASIDPVMGGVDR; the protein is encoded by the coding sequence ATGGCTACCACCAGCTCCGGCGAGCAGGACCTCTACGCCGGCACCCAGGAGACCTCCGAGGGACGCGTCTTCACCGTCTCGGGCCAGGACTGGGACTCCATCTCCGAGGGCCTGGAGGAGGGCGCCGAGGAGCGCGTCGTCGTCAACATGGGCCCCCAGCACCCCTCCACCCACGGCGTGCTGCGCCTGATCCTCGAGCTCGAGGGCGAGACGGTGACCGAGGCCCGCTGCGGCATCGGCTACCTGCACACCGGCATCGAGAAGAACATGGAGTTCCGCTCCTGGACGCAGGGCGTCACGTTCTGCACCCGGATGGACTACCTCGCGCCGTTCTACAACGAGGCGACCTACGTGCTGGGCGTCGAGCGGCTGCTCGACATCGAGGACGACGTGCCCGAGAAGGCGCAGGTCATGCGGGTGCTCCTGATGGAGCTCAACCGGCTCTCCTCGCACCTGGTGGCCATCGCCACCGGCGGCATGGAGCTCGGCGCCCTGACCGTGATGACCATCGGCTTCCGCGAGCGCGAGCTGGTGCTCGACCTCTTCGAGCTGATCACCGGCCTGCGGATGAACCACGCGTTCATCCGTCCCGGCGGCGTGGCCCAGGACCTCCCCCCGGGCGCCCTCGACGAGATCCGCGGCTTCCTCGACCTGATGCGCAAGCGCCTGCCCGAGTACGCCGCGCTGTGCAACGCCAACCCGATCTTCAAGGGCCGCCTCGAGGGCGTGGGCCACCTCGACCTCGAGGGCTGCCTCGCGCTGGGCCTGACCGGCCCGCCGCTGCGTGCCACCGGCTACCCCTGGGACCTGCGCAAGTCCGAGCCCTACTGCGGCTACGAGACCTACGACTTCGACGTGCAGACCTGGGACACCGCCGACGCCTACGGCCGCTTCCGGGTGCGCCTGGCCGAGATGTGGGAGTCGCTGAAGATCGTCGAGCAGGCCGCCGAGCGGCTCGCCGCCCTCGAGGGCGCGCCGATCATGGTCGCCGACAAGAAGGTCGCCTGGCCCAGCCAGCTCTCGATCGGCTCCGACGGCATGGGCAACAGCCTCGACCACATCCGCCACATCATGGGCGAGTCGATGGAGGGGCTGATCCACCACTTCAAGCTGGTCACCGAGGGCTTCCGGGTCCCCGTGGGCCAGGCCTACGTGCCCGTGGAGTCCCCGCGCGGCGAGCTGGGCGCCCACGTCGTCTCCGACGGCGGCACCCGCCCCTTCCGGGCGCACTTCCGCGACCCGTCGTTCACCAACCTGCAGGCGACGTCCGTGATGAGCGAGGGCGGCATGGTCGCCGACGTCATCGTGGCCATCGCCTCGATCGACCCCGTGATGGGAGGCGTCGACCGATGA